The following proteins come from a genomic window of Pseudomonas putida:
- a CDS encoding YbfB/YjiJ family MFS transporter, whose protein sequence is MSPFIQLLASAVALMMAMGIGRFALTPQLPQLIAEGQFDLTVAGLVAAANYLGYFVGAVDAMFARSPGQVRLRLHGGLWLCVLLTLASWAADGFWGHLLLRFGTGVASAWVLVMITSLSQQVANAHNRQRLGALVFAGPGLGIAVTGLLALAAHVQGLGSAALWLIYAVAALVMLLAVRPWLPRALQAAPAQSPVQQGPTRSVGTGRLGLVYALYGLGYILPATFLSQMANQQFRGQWLADLFWPAFGLAAALGVLLVSVRRGGHTSAWLTATLWLQGLGVLACLMGGGIGLALGVALCGGPFLACMQLVMQRSRELAPHATQRNAGLLTACFALGQLSGPLLAALSSHYSGGLQPALMLAAGGLVVAGVLVQLPGNAQQGSACQAKVAS, encoded by the coding sequence ATGTCGCCATTCATTCAACTGCTCGCCAGCGCCGTGGCGCTGATGATGGCCATGGGCATCGGCCGTTTCGCCCTCACCCCGCAACTGCCGCAACTGATTGCCGAAGGTCAGTTCGACCTGACAGTCGCCGGGCTGGTCGCGGCGGCCAATTACCTTGGCTACTTCGTGGGTGCGGTGGACGCCATGTTCGCCCGCTCGCCAGGCCAGGTACGCCTGCGCCTGCATGGGGGGCTGTGGCTGTGTGTGCTGCTGACCCTGGCCTCATGGGCTGCCGACGGCTTCTGGGGCCACCTGCTGCTGCGCTTTGGCACCGGCGTAGCCAGCGCCTGGGTGCTGGTGATGATCACCAGCCTCAGCCAGCAAGTAGCCAATGCCCACAACCGCCAACGCCTGGGAGCGCTGGTATTCGCCGGGCCTGGCCTGGGTATTGCCGTGACCGGGCTACTGGCACTGGCCGCACATGTACAGGGGCTGGGCTCGGCAGCGCTGTGGCTGATCTATGCCGTGGCTGCCCTGGTGATGCTGCTGGCCGTGCGGCCGTGGTTGCCACGGGCATTACAAGCGGCACCGGCTCAGTCGCCAGTGCAACAAGGCCCGACGCGCAGTGTCGGCACTGGCCGCCTGGGGTTGGTGTATGCCCTGTATGGCTTGGGCTACATCCTGCCGGCCACCTTTCTGTCACAGATGGCCAATCAGCAGTTTCGCGGGCAGTGGCTGGCTGACCTGTTCTGGCCGGCGTTTGGCCTGGCGGCGGCGCTGGGCGTCTTGCTGGTGAGCGTGCGCCGTGGTGGCCACACTTCAGCCTGGCTGACTGCCACCCTGTGGCTGCAAGGGCTGGGTGTGCTGGCCTGCCTGATGGGTGGAGGGATCGGGCTGGCGCTGGGTGTTGCGCTGTGTGGCGGGCCGTTCCTGGCCTGCATGCAACTGGTCATGCAACGCTCGCGCGAGTTGGCGCCACATGCCACACAGCGCAATGCCGGGCTGCTGACCGCGTGCTTTGCCTTGGGGCAGTTGAGTGGGCCGCTGCTGGCCGCGCTCAGCAGCCATTACAGCGGCGGGCTGCAACCCGCATTGATGCTGGCGGCGGGCGGGTTGGTGGTGGCTGGAGTGTTGGTCCAACTGCCCGGTAATGCACAGCAGGGAAGCGCCTGTCAGGCCAAGGTTGCATCCTGA
- a CDS encoding EamA family transporter — MSAVRKNPDAFAFQVMLGLCLIWGCQQVLIKTAAVDIAPVMQAALRNGIAAVLVGLMLCWRGGWEQVGSTWRAGVVAGGLFGVEFLFIAEGLKLTSAAHMSVFLYTAPVFTALGLHFRLASERLRLLQWLGILLAFGGIAMAFAGGTSFEDMDSRTLLGDAFGVIAGLAWGATTVVVRCSRLSEAPATLTLFYQLAVGFAGLLLIALVSGQIGAVSLTPLAMGSVLFQGIVVSFISYLTWFWLLRKYLASNLAVFSFITPLFGVTFGVLLLDEPLSANFVVGALMVLLGVILVSAEPWVKQQLRRLVG; from the coding sequence ATGAGCGCGGTCCGCAAGAACCCTGACGCCTTTGCCTTCCAGGTAATGCTGGGGCTTTGCCTGATCTGGGGTTGCCAGCAGGTACTGATCAAGACCGCTGCGGTCGACATTGCCCCGGTGATGCAGGCAGCACTGCGCAATGGCATTGCCGCTGTACTGGTAGGCCTGATGCTGTGCTGGCGGGGAGGCTGGGAGCAGGTCGGCAGCACTTGGCGCGCAGGGGTGGTGGCGGGCGGGCTGTTCGGGGTGGAGTTTCTGTTCATTGCCGAAGGACTGAAACTGACGTCGGCGGCGCACATGTCGGTATTCCTCTACACCGCGCCGGTATTTACCGCCTTGGGCCTGCATTTTCGGCTAGCCAGTGAACGCTTGCGGCTGCTGCAATGGCTGGGCATTCTGCTGGCCTTCGGCGGCATTGCCATGGCCTTTGCCGGTGGCACTTCGTTCGAGGACATGGACAGCCGCACCTTGCTGGGTGATGCCTTTGGCGTGATCGCCGGGCTGGCCTGGGGCGCGACTACGGTGGTGGTGCGTTGCTCACGGCTATCGGAGGCGCCGGCAACCTTGACCCTGTTCTATCAGCTGGCGGTCGGGTTTGCCGGGCTGCTGCTGATTGCCCTGGTCAGCGGGCAGATCGGCGCGGTGTCGCTGACGCCGCTGGCGATGGGCAGCGTGTTGTTCCAGGGGATTGTGGTCTCATTCATCAGCTACCTCACCTGGTTCTGGTTGCTGCGTAAGTACCTGGCGTCGAACCTCGCGGTGTTTTCCTTCATTACCCCGTTATTTGGGGTGACCTTTGGTGTATTGCTGCTGGATGAGCCGCTCAGTGCGAATTTCGTGGTCGGGGCGTTGATGGTGTTGCTGGGGGTGATCCTGGTAAGTGCCGAGCCTTGGGTGAAACAACAATTGCGGCGGTTGGTAGGGTGA
- a CDS encoding transcriptional regulator, translated as MSITYDWDLIERLLHEVQNGAGHSFTPRPYAEQHAAALAAKGEPVGDVDHLKTRACEYEKLLFERGFIECRPEEDGGNGENFVLTERGSRLMSLIDSSIPGFEHPRQVLDEQEDALDETTFEQVSAKAQIA; from the coding sequence ATGAGCATCACCTACGACTGGGACCTGATCGAACGCTTGCTGCACGAAGTGCAGAACGGCGCCGGTCACAGCTTCACGCCCCGCCCTTATGCCGAACAGCATGCTGCGGCATTGGCCGCCAAGGGTGAGCCGGTGGGTGACGTGGATCACCTGAAAACCCGTGCATGCGAGTATGAAAAGCTGCTATTCGAGCGCGGATTCATTGAATGCCGGCCTGAAGAGGACGGCGGCAATGGCGAAAACTTCGTCCTGACCGAACGCGGCTCGCGCTTGATGAGCCTTATCGACAGCAGCATCCCCGGCTTCGAGCACCCGCGCCAGGTGCTGGATGAGCAGGAGGATGCGCTGGACGAAACGACATTCGAACAGGTATCTGCGAAGGCACAGATTGCTTGA
- a CDS encoding DEAD/DEAH box helicase has protein sequence MQLNFPHLSEVTSVFSQFALHERLLKAVAELKFVEPTPVQAAAIPLALQGRDLRVTAQTGSGKTAAFVLPLLNRLVDLSGPRVEIRALILLPTRELAQQTLKQVQLFSQFTYIKSGLVTGGEDFKEQAAMLRKVPDVLIGTPGRLLEQLNAGNLDLSHVQVLILDEADRMLDMGFAEDMERLCKECENREQTLLFSATTGGAALRDIIGKVLKDPEHLMLNSVSQLAEGTRQQIITADHDQHKEQIAQWLLANETFDKAIIFTNTRAMADRIYGHLVAKDVKAFVLHGEKDQKDRKLAIERFKQGSSKVLVATDVAARGLDIDGLDLVINFDMPRSGDEYVHRVGRTGRAGGEGLAISLITHNDWNLMSSIERYLKQQFERRVIKEVKGTYNGPKKVKASGKAAGSKKKKVEKKTGDKKAAAKRKPTAKPKANAPLASADGLAPLKKRKPAAE, from the coding sequence ATGCAACTGAATTTCCCGCACTTGTCTGAGGTTACCTCCGTGTTCTCCCAATTCGCCCTGCATGAACGCCTGCTTAAAGCCGTGGCCGAGCTTAAATTTGTCGAGCCAACCCCGGTGCAGGCCGCGGCCATCCCCCTGGCCCTGCAAGGGCGGGATCTGCGTGTGACTGCGCAGACCGGCAGCGGCAAGACGGCAGCCTTCGTACTGCCACTGCTCAACCGTCTGGTCGACCTCAGCGGCCCGCGTGTCGAGATTCGCGCGTTGATCCTGCTGCCGACCCGTGAACTGGCCCAGCAAACCCTCAAGCAGGTGCAGCTGTTCTCGCAGTTCACCTACATCAAGTCGGGCCTGGTGACTGGCGGCGAAGACTTCAAGGAACAGGCCGCCATGCTGCGCAAGGTGCCCGACGTGCTGATCGGCACCCCGGGTCGCCTGCTCGAGCAACTCAATGCCGGCAACCTCGACCTGTCCCACGTGCAGGTCCTGATTCTGGACGAAGCCGACCGCATGCTCGACATGGGCTTTGCCGAAGACATGGAGCGCCTGTGCAAGGAGTGCGAGAACCGCGAGCAGACCTTGCTGTTCTCGGCCACCACGGGTGGCGCAGCCCTGCGCGACATCATCGGCAAGGTGCTGAAAGACCCTGAGCACCTGATGCTCAACAGTGTCTCGCAACTGGCCGAAGGCACCCGCCAGCAGATCATCACCGCCGACCACGACCAGCATAAAGAGCAGATCGCGCAGTGGTTGCTGGCCAACGAAACCTTCGACAAGGCGATCATCTTCACCAACACCCGCGCCATGGCCGACCGTATCTACGGCCACCTGGTGGCCAAGGATGTGAAGGCTTTCGTGCTGCATGGCGAAAAGGACCAGAAGGACCGCAAGCTGGCCATCGAGCGTTTCAAGCAGGGCAGCTCCAAAGTGCTGGTGGCGACCGACGTAGCAGCCCGTGGCCTGGATATCGACGGCCTGGACCTGGTGATCAACTTCGACATGCCACGCAGCGGTGACGAGTACGTCCACCGTGTGGGCCGCACCGGCCGTGCCGGTGGTGAAGGCCTGGCGATCTCGCTGATCACCCACAACGACTGGAACCTGATGTCGAGCATCGAGCGCTACCTCAAGCAGCAGTTCGAGCGCCGGGTCATCAAGGAAGTGAAGGGTACCTACAACGGGCCGAAGAAAGTCAAAGCCTCGGGCAAGGCGGCCGGCAGCAAGAAGAAAAAGGTCGAGAAGAAAACTGGCGACAAGAAAGCTGCCGCCAAGCGCAAGCCTACTGCCAAGCCGAAGGCCAACGCGCCCCTGGCCAGTGCTGACGGCCTGGCACCGCTTAAGAAGCGCAAGCCTGCTGCTGAATAA
- a CDS encoding BrnT family toxin: MFFEWDEGKNQSNIRKHGIDFADVPDMFNHPMLIRRDEDVECAEERWVSLGWLKALIGVVVYTERRGEVIRIISARKATKREARYYDQIIEN, translated from the coding sequence ATGTTCTTTGAATGGGACGAAGGGAAAAACCAGAGCAATATCCGCAAGCACGGCATCGACTTTGCCGACGTTCCTGACATGTTCAATCATCCCATGCTGATCCGGCGTGATGAGGATGTGGAATGTGCTGAAGAACGTTGGGTCAGCCTAGGATGGCTAAAGGCGCTGATAGGTGTCGTCGTGTACACGGAGAGGCGGGGTGAGGTGATACGCATCATTTCTGCAAGAAAAGCCACCAAACGGGAGGCCAGGTACTATGACCAAATCATCGAGAACTGA
- a CDS encoding 3-oxoacyl-ACP synthase — protein MTKSSRTDWSRLARQDDKDIDTSDIPELDQDFFRQAELRVPAKQTVTIRLDSDVLAWFKEQGSGYQTRINQLLRQYMQAQQRQR, from the coding sequence ATGACCAAATCATCGAGAACTGACTGGAGCCGCCTGGCCCGACAGGACGACAAGGATATCGACACATCAGATATCCCTGAACTGGACCAGGACTTTTTCCGCCAGGCCGAGCTGCGCGTTCCCGCCAAGCAGACGGTGACCATTCGACTGGACTCAGATGTCCTCGCCTGGTTCAAGGAGCAGGGTAGCGGCTACCAGACCCGGATCAATCAGTTGCTGCGCCAGTACATGCAAGCGCAACAACGCCAGCGCTAA